A genomic stretch from Mya arenaria isolate MELC-2E11 chromosome 10, ASM2691426v1 includes:
- the LOC128204694 gene encoding receptor-type tyrosine-protein phosphatase U-like, which yields MRHDRANMIQTTNQYKFLHRAPVCSLSDISKPIRGKYFRQYMGQMSDEDFNGQFQEMQTVFGKTSDNELHAVEEKKRMKGNYRPFSDIPGDRNRPCLFLKNPPGASGYMNAVYIDSLKARNRFLVVQSPTKDNVIDFLTLLYQENCICVVSFELQQTNKKYGLLT from the exons ACACGATAGGGCCAACATGATACAGACCACG aacCAGTACAAGTTCTTACATAGAGCGCCCGTCTGCTCACTGAGCGATATCAGCAAACCAATAAGAGGGAAATATTTTCGTCAATACATGGGGCAGATGAGTGATGAAGACTTCAATGGACAGTTTCAg GAGATGCAAACCGTTTTTGGAAAAACATCAGATAATGAACTGCATGCCGTTGAGGAGAAAAAGAGAATGAAAGGCAATTACAGACCATTTTCTGATATACCAG GAGATCGCAACAGACCCTGTCTGTTCCTCAAGAATCCACCAGGAGCTTCTGGATATATGAATGCAGTTTACATCGAT agCTTGAAAGCTAGAAATCGCTTTTTGGTTGTACAAAGTCCTACGAAGGATAATGTGATTGACTTTTTGACACTACTGTACCAGGAAAATTGTATATGTGTCGTAAGCTTTGAACTTcaacagacaaacaaaaagtATGGTCTACTTACATGA
- the LOC128204695 gene encoding multiple epidermal growth factor-like domains protein 10, which translates to MCIEDGYYGIGNNCNRTCSSGCDGQSCNNNGTCLCKPNFTGKTCDSCVDGRYGANCSMQCSRGCEGNNCSPIDGSCTCREYYNGVKCENCITGRYGEDCSKPCSLGCLENTCSHTDGKCDCREFYRGDKCDVCEDGRYGEIDCHQECSFGCHKVTCNPNGTCLCKHDFIGNTCNLCVAGKYGANCSMKCRGGCEGNTCSSQDGTCS; encoded by the exons ATGTGTATAGAAG ACGGATATTACGGTATTGGAAATAACTGTAATAGGACATGCTCATCTGGTTGCGATGGCCAATCATGTAACAACAATGGAACGTGTTTGTGCAAGCCTAATTTTACTGGAAAAACATGTGACTCGTGTGTAGACGGTAGGTACGGAGCAAATTGCTCAATGCAATGCAGCCGGGGTTGTGAGGGGAATAATTGCAGTCCAATCGATGGATCATGTACATGTAGAGAATATTATAATGGAGTGAAATGTGAAAACTGTATCACAGGTCGGTATGGAGAAGACTGTTCAAAACCATGTAGTCTTGGTTGCTTAGAGAACACTTGCTCCCATACTGATGGAAAGTGTGACTGCAGAGAGTTTTACAGAGGTGATAAATGTGACGTTTGTGAAGACGGGCGGTACGGTGAAATTGACTGTCATCAGGAATGTTCTTTTGGTTGCCATAAGGTAACATGTAACCCTAACGGTACGTGTCTATGTAAGCATGACTTTATTGGcaatacatgtaatttatgTGTTGCTGGCAAGTATGGAGCAAACTGCTCTATGAAATGCCGCGGAGGTTGCGAGGGGAACACTTGCAGCTCACAGGACGGAACATGCAGC
- the LOC128206195 gene encoding tyrosine-protein phosphatase non-receptor type 20-like: MFQVSCSIKENKGYCTKRLLTVKQNDTNGQRSVTHFEFNAWDNTRNIPRSAKDYLDLIRSVDANLRESSNRGPVLVHCLDGAGKSALFCVVSILLEKMDIYQEVSVVNTIRKVKSRRKSAIPNKEQFEFCHECVLSCMKSFEYSKYANFTTSMSSAPDA; this comes from the exons ATGTTTCAAGTCAGCTGttcgattaaagaaaacaaaggcTATTGTACAAAAAGACTCCTAACAGTCAAACAAAATGACACTAATGGG CAGCGTTCCGTGACTCACTTTGAATTCAATGCATGGGATAATACCAGGAATATCCCAAGGTCAGCTAAGGATTACCTTGACCTTATTCGAAGCGTTGATGCCAACTTAAGAGAATCTTCTAACCGAGGCCCGGTTCTTGTTCACTGTTT AGACGGGGCGGGCAAAAGCGccttgttttgtgttgtttcaatTCTGTTGGAAAAAATGGACATATACCAGGAGGTCAGCGTTGTTAACACAATTAGGAAAGTCAAGTCAAGACGGAAATCAGCAATTCCTAACAAG GAACAGTTTGAATTCTGCCACGAATGCGTGTTGTCCTGCATGAAGTCATTTGAATACAGCAAATATGCAAATTTCACTACTAGTATGTCAAGTGCACCAGATGcttaa